The following are encoded in a window of Pelecanus crispus isolate bPelCri1 chromosome 6, bPelCri1.pri, whole genome shotgun sequence genomic DNA:
- the CLMN gene encoding calmin, with protein sequence MAGQEWDWFQREELIGHISDIRVQNLQVERENVQKRTFTRWINLHLGKRKPPLKVKDLFIDIQDGKILMALLEVLSGQKLMHEYKSSTHRIFRLNNIAKALKFLEDSNVKLVSIDAAEIADGNSSLVLGLIWNIILFFQIKELTGNLNRNSSSSSLSSGPSGPESDTSHPSTPSVERNVSVTVKDQRKAIRALLIWVQRKTRKYGVAVQDFASSWRSGLAFLAVIKAIDSTLVDMKQALEKSARENLEDAFSIAQNKLGVPRLLEPEDIMVESPDEQSIVTYVAQFLEHFPELEGEDFTDPDKELPIESTYVHIKDTPSEKEGKIFILSESEENLYTVNHERSHPAPPKVHIHDTPERIPSKTIPEKCNGKLSQVLGDAQETSEEEPQRPTSLKITGSVSFESNSSWEVLSDKFMPGDGGISDDLLKQNDDFSPAVLTDQKNSVDSFEDYSEELTKETSTEYDNETKSLSANTSSLSPLSWTSGILTDESINKVEENKPQASIILPEDTSKQEDTHKYVLHLLNEEILKLPQNEHTKQSPVFETIETDHCSLNGSNLKSQEQSTQHEASDDSLSDVPKNPEDLDSCDEVESSAEVLPGSSKVSVIPHDLFYYPHYNVPISAVLDAYLEPCIEGYDTGNDKASSETVTRVLHEKGSPEQNYEEDAPEPDLGNKLGVPPSEMDTENGEEETTDINNHMNSPDEKEVPLLAGEELEIEKDGKKVTNHQDSTIPQHPEAIVEHLEDLSVAIKRPEESSNREEEGKNMIKTEDLQISEVATTALSQDKLEEIADCQEFARTSDSVSNIYLRKRSPNASEEETYGVNEQKMTDTGETPLIIRKKKDLEASETPAPTHEITIVEQPQLFYFIIFFWVLVYCLLLLPQLFRNKV encoded by the exons TGGAACGGGAAAATGTACAGAAGAGGACCTTTACCAGATGGATAAACCTACATTTGGGAAAG cGCAAGCCTCCTCTGAAAGTGAAAGACTTGTTTATTGATATACAAGATGGCAAAATCTTGATGGCACTACTGGAAGTCCTGTCAGGACAAAAGCTG ATGCACGAATACAAATCTTCAACCCATCGCATTTTTCGTTTGAATAACATAGCCAAAGCACTTAAGTTCTTGGAGGACAGTAAT GTAAAGCTTGTTAGCATCGATGCAGCAGAAATAGCAGACGGAAATTCCTCTCTGGTACTTGGACTAATATGGAATATAATCTTGTTTTTTCAG ATTAAGGAGCTGACAGGCAACCTCAACAGgaactcctcctcctccagcctgtcctCTGGGCCGAGTGGTCCCGAGTCAGACACGTCCCACCCCAGCACTCCCAGCGTAGAGAGGAATGTGTCTGTTACAGTGAAGGATCAGCGGAAAGCCATCAGAGCCCTTTTAATCTGGGTtcagaggaaaaccagaaa GTACGGTGTTGCAGTTCAGGACTTTGCCAGCAGTTGGAGGAGTGGCCTTGCTTTCTTAGCCGTCATAAAAGCAATAGATTCTACTTTGGTAGACATGAAGCAAGCACTGGAGAAATCAGCTCGAGAAAACCTGGAGGATGCTTTCAGCATAGCACAAAACAAGCTGGGTGTTCCTCGGCTCTTAGAACCAGAAG ATATCATGGTGGAATCACCTGATGAACAGTCAATTGTGACATATGTGGCACAATTCCTGGAACACTTCCCGGAGCTGGAAGGG GAAGACTTTACAGATCCTGACAAGGAGCTTCCAATTGAGTCCACATATGTCCACATCAAAGACACAccttcagaaaaggaaggcaaaatcttcattttaagtgaaagtgaagaaaacttGTACACTGTTAATCATGAAAGGAGTCATCCTGCTCCTCCAAAGGTTCATATTCATGACACACCTGAGAGAATCCCATCAAAAACCATTCCTGAAAAATGTAATGGGAAATTGAGTCAGGTGTTAGGTGATGCACAGGAAACATCTGAAGAGGAGCCTCAGAGGCCTACCTCACTGAAAATTACAGGATCTGTCAGTTTTGAATCCAATTCCTCTTGGGAGGTTCTAAGTGATAAATTCATGCCAGGTGATGGGGGCATATCTGATGATCTACTGAAACAGAATGATGacttttctccagctgttcTGACAGATCAGAAAAATTCTGTTGACTCTTTTGAAGACTATTCTGAAGAATTAACTAAAGAAACCTCTACTGAATATGACAACGAAACTAAGAGCCTTTCAGCCAATACTTCTTCTTTAAGTCCATTATCCTGGACTTCAGGTATACTTACAGATGAATCTATAAATAAAGTAGAAGAGAACAAACCCCAAGCTTCAATTATTTTACCAGAAGATACCTCAAAACAAGAAGATACGCATAAGTATGTTCTTCATCTACTAAATGAGGAAATACTGAAACTTCCACAAAATGAACATACAAAGCAATCACCTGTCTTTGAGACAATAGAAACTGACCATTGTTCACTGAATGGTTCTAATCTCAAAAGCCAAGAACAATCTACACAGCATGAAGCATCTGATGACTCTCTCTCAGATGTACCTAAAAATCCAGAGGACCTGGACAGCTGTGATGAAGTTGAATCTTCAGCTGAAGTGCTACCCGGGTCTTCGAAAGTATCTGTAATACCCCATGATCTCTTTTACTATCCACATTATAATGTTCCCATATCAGCAGTTTTGGACGCTTACCTTGAGCCGTGTATTGAAGGATATGATACTGGAAATGACAAAGCTTCTTCTGAAACAGTAACACGTGTTTTACATGAGAAGGGCTCACCAGAACAGAACTATGAGGAAGATGCTCCAGAGCCAGACTTAGGGAATAAGCTAGGTGTCCCTCCATCAGAAATGGATACTGAGAATGGTGAGGAGGAAACAACAGATATTAACAATCACATGAATTCTCCTGATGAAAAAGAAGTGCCATTACTAGCAGGAGAAGAGTTAGAAATTGAAAAAGATGGCAAAAAGGTCACCAACCATCAAGATTCCACTATTCCACAACATCCTgag GCCATAGTAGAACATCTAGAGGATTTATCAGTAGCCATAAAGAGACCAGAAGAAAGTAGTAAtagggaggaagaagggaaaaatatgaTCAAAACAGAAGACTTGCAGATCTCAGAAGTTGCCACTACTGCTCTGTCACAGGATAAACTGGAAGAAATTGCTGATTGTCAGGAATTTGCCAG AACCAGTGACAGTGTTTCCAACATTTATCTCCGAAAAAGATCTCCTAATGCTTCTGAAGAG GAAACCTATGGTGTAAATGAGCAGAAGATGACAGATACGGGTGAAACTCCATTAATCATCAG GAAGAAGAAGGACTTGGAAGCAAGTGAGACTCCAGCACCAACTCATGAGATCACGATTGTTGAGCAGCCACAGCTATTCTACTTCATCATTTTCTTCTGGGTGCTGGTCTACTGCCTTTTACTCCTTCCACAGCTTTTTAGGAACAAAGTTTGA